ATATTGGTTAGCAAAATGATCCCAATTAACCAATAAATGGATTGATTACTGAGTTTGAATGGTTTCAAAATTTGGATGGGTAACTGTGTCATGGCTCATCTTGAGTTAAAGTTCACTAATAATTTTTTTAGTTTTTCGTTTCGGCAATCGTTAAGTTTATGATGAAAAAATTTTTGACTATTAGCTTTGAGAAGTTGGTCAAAAAAGGGTAAGCGTACTTTTTAAAACACGCTTACCCTGCACTCCTACTTCAATGCGTTAGCTTTCCAATTTGACTATCTGAACTGCAATGCTAACTACGGTAGCAAAGATACAATCATTGTTTTTATTTGTGCAACTTTTTGCAAACTTTTTTTGCAAAAAAGCCAAATTATTTTGCAAATTAGGGTTTTTGCCCTAAAAACTGTCAAATCAGACCTAAAAAAGGGTAAAAACAGCAAGATGAATGCCTTATTTATATCATCTGTGCTTGCTAATTAAATTGGAAACAGTGATGGTGAAAAATCCAAACTGTTTAATTCAGAATTAAAACAGGAAGTTTTATCTGCAATTTTTACAGTGTTAAGTGCCGAACTTATCCCTTTTTTATCGTCTGATGCTAACGAAATTGGTTGTTCAAACCACTATCTTTTGAGATAATGACGGATCAGACGAATGATGAAGTCTATATTGTCTAAAATTCAGTTTTTTAACAACTTACCCAATAAACAGCCGGGAAAACAGATCGTCAGGAACGAAGCTAAATCTGAAAATAAATAATATCTCCGCCTTCGGCCACGTTAGCCAATTACCATTAAAGTATTTACTTTTGCAAGTTGAAATCCAAACGAAGGTTCTCTTTCATTCCTGAAACTGTCTGATGCGCTTTCTATCAAGTTTTTACCGAAACTGCGGTCTTATTGCGGCTTTTTGCCGGCATCAATTATTTAAGGCACAGCCGGATCATTTTTTTTCAACTCCGTTCAGGGCAGTTATCTTTTATTTGTTTCTTGCCGCCTGTTTGTTCGATTTGGGATGTGCCAACCGCGTTTCTCCTTCCGGTGGGCCAAAAGATGAATCGCCCCCTGTTGTGCTTAAACTGACCCCCGAAAACCGGAGTGTTAATTTTAACAGCAAAACCATCGAACTGAAACTGAACGAGTTTGTAACGCTCAACAATCCGCAAACCGAGATTTTTATATCGCCCTATATGAAAAACCGCCCCGATATAAAATTGCGGGGTAAAACATTGATTGTTAAGTTTAAACAGGAGTTGAACGACAGTACCACTTATACCATCAACTTTGGAAGCAGCATCAAAGACCTTTCGGAGGGAAACGTTTTGTCTAATTTTGAATACGCCTTTTCAACCGGCAACCAAATCGATTCCCTATATATCAGTGGAACTGTGGTGAATGCCGACAATGGCGAACCGGTTAAAGATGCGTTGGTTTTGGTTTATAATCAGGACGAAGACAGCTTGTTTACCACAACCCCACCGGCACAAATCAGCCGAACCAACGAAAACGGACTGTTCAGACTGAGCAATCTTGCTGCTCAACCCTATTACCTGTTTGCGCTGACCGATAAAAACGCCAGCTACTTTTTTGACCTGCCAAATGAGTCAATTGCTTTTCACCCTGTTGCCATCCAACCTTACGATTCCGTTTTGGTCAGCCCTGTGTTGCGCCTGTTCAACGAAGGGTTAGATAAGGTCAAAATCATGGAACGCAAAAACAAAGAATACGGACATATTGAAGTGGATTTTTCAAAACCGGTCGATTCGCTACGGTTTGAAACTTCCGACACTTTGCTCGCTTCCGCTAAATACATCGTTGAATTTGCCGAAACTAAAGACACCGTGCATGTTTGGTACAAAGATATTCCTGAATTTTCTCCGGTGAGCTTCCTGCTTTTTAATGATACAACCTTGATTGATACGGTGCTGTTCCGAAGAACCATTCGCGAAATGACCCTTCAGCCGGTCAGATATATATCCAATGCCAAGGGGGGCAGAGGAGTTTCTTCAATCAACTATCAATCTGACCTATGGTTGAAATTTAATCACCCCATCGTTCAATTAGATACCTCTAAAATTGAAGTGTTTGAAGACAGCTTAAAAATCAATGTCTCTAAATTTATTTCGGTTTCCAACTATCGAAAGTTGAGCATTGACTACGACTGGAAGCCCGAAAAAAAGTACAAATTGGTAATTCCCGACAGCACATTGACCGACTATTTTGACGAAACCAACGAAGAAATCACCATTTCCTTTGCAGTGTATAATCCGGATACTTACGGCACACTGCTCCTCAATTTCAAGGAATATGACCCCAATCTTCGATATATATTAAAACTGTTTGACAAATCCTATAAGCTGTTAAGAGAAATCGCGGTGAATGAAAACACGATGTCTGTTCCTTTGCTAAAACCCGGTGAATACAAAATCGTGGTTGTATGGGACGAAAACCTGAACGGCAAATGGGACACCGGAAACTATGCCCAACAAATACAGCCCGAAACCATTTTTACCACCAAAGCCAATATCATCATCAAAGAAGACTGGGAAACCGAAGTTGAAATTTTACTCAAATAACCCTCCTGTTCTGCCCTAAATCAACCAACCTGCCTGTTTTAAGATTTTTTAAATCTGTAATCAAATTGCCTTTCCTGCCAACTAACTCCCTTTATTCTTTTTATTGTCAACATCTACTGAACCGGAATATGGCGAACAGATTTGTTTTTTGCTTTCTATTGGGTTTAAGTTTACTGTTTTCGTCCTGCGAAAATCAGTTGAACGAAGTCAATCAATTCAGCAATAAATTTGAAACTGCCGCAGAAACCATTAAAAATGTCAGGTTGCTGTATAGCGATGCCGGAAAAGTAAAAGTTGAATTGACCGCCCCCGTTTTATACCGCTATAAAACTTCGGAACCCTATATCGAATTTACGGACGGATTGTCGGTTACTTTTTTTAACGACAGCCTCAAAGTAAGCAGCACTTTGTCTGCCGAATATGGGGTGAAATACGAGCATAAACAGGAAACTTTGCTCAGAACCAACGTGGTTTGGAACAACGCCACCAAAAACGAACGGCTGGAAACCGAAGAACTGGTCTGGAACGAAAAAACAAAAAAAATTACTTCCGACAAATTTGTCAAAGTTACCACAGATACAGAAAGTATCTTTGCCAACGGATTCGAAGCCGAACAGGATTTCAGCCGGTACCGGCTTTTAAAAATCACGGGAACGGTAAAACTGACCGATGATGCCGTGTTTAAACCCAAAACTCCGGCTAAAACCGCCAATTAATCACAACCCTTTTTAAATACAACTGACCCTTTCATTCGCTATTTTGTTTTTAACCTTACCGGCATTGATTTGCAGGTGCATTATACCGGTTGATTTACCTGAGATAGATTTTTGCGTCTGATATATATCACAAATATATCCGTTACTGCTGTTTACCTCAAAAAACATTTTTAAACATATATCCCAAAAAACACAATTATGCGCTCACATTCCTTGTATTATACTTCGATTATTCTTGGTATCACCATATACCTCGCATCCTGCGGAACCAAAGCCACTAAAGAAGTGCAGCAAACCACCGTAGAAGTAACGGTTCAAAATCCCCCTGTCAAACAAGACACCCCGGTTGTTGAACTGAACAAAGACGCTCAAATGAATACCGATGCCGGAAAATGGGGGACTGACAGTATTGAAGCGAAAAAGAATTTTTCACTTTACTACGAATTTTTTAAACACAAAATGTATGACGATGCCATCCTTTATTGGCGCTATATTTATGAAAATGCTCCGGCAGCCCGCAAAACAACCTATCTGAACGGGGTTACGATGTATGAATATTACGCCAATCAGGCAACAGACTCCCTCACTAAACAGGCCTATATTGATACCATGATGATGGTCTATGACAAAAGAATACAGTATTTTGGAGAAGAGGGGGATGTCGCCTCCTGGAAAGCCGTTAAACTGAAAGAACTTCGCCCCTGGGCAACTCAGGAATATGCCGACCTAATCAATACGGCCGTCAATATTCAGCAGGAGGAAACCGGATATTTTGTGCTCATTCCTTATTTCAATATCTGGTTGAACAAATACAACCAAAAGCAAATTACCCGCGAACAAATGCTGGAACAGTACAACAAAGTTTCAGACATCATTGATTACAATGTTGCCAACAACCCCAACGAAGCAGATTTGTACAAACAGGTGCAGGAACTGATTGATGTCATTGCAACCAAACTTCAAACAACGACCACTACCACCACGACAACTTCACCGGCATCCTGTGCAGACATAAAAAATACCTATGAAGCACAGTTCAAAGCCAACCCCGATGATTTGAATTTGGTGCAAAACCTTTACAGCAGGCTGAGTCGCTCAAACTGCAAAAGCGATGCCCTGTATCAGGATGTCCTGTTAAAACTCTACAAACTGGAACCCACCTCCCAACGGGCTAAAATCATTGCCCAGATGTATGCCGACAAAAGCGAAAACAGTACTGCTCAAAAATATGTGCAGGAAGCCATTAACCTCGAACCCAACGGGTCGAAAAAGGCATCTTTGTATCTTTTAATGGCCCAATTAGAGCGCAGAAAAGGAGGAAGCCTCAGCAGTTCAACCGCATCGCAAGCCCGAAAATATGCCAAATTAGCCGCCGAACTCCGCCCCGGATGGGGTAAACCCTACATGTTTATCGGCGATTTGTACGCTTCGAGCGGAAAACTCTGCGGACCCGGTACCGGTTGGGATAGTCAGGTGGTTGCCTGGGCTGCTGCCGATATGTGGGAACGAGCCAAAGACATAGACCCCGACTTTACCAACGAAGCCAATCAATCTATCAATAAATACCGCCAATATTTTCCTAAAATCAGCGAAGGTTTTATGAGAGGATATAAAAACGGCGAAACTTATAATATCGGATGCTGGATTGGTGCATCAACAACTATCCGGCTCATCAACGATTAACCCCGCTCATCGGGTAAACAAACCATACTGCCGTAAAAATAAAAGCGGCAACCTTGTGTCATCACCGGGGTTGCCGCTTTTTTTATTTACACCCCGCCATATAAAACTTAGTGCAGCCCTTACCAATAAAACCATGTGTTCAAATTAGCTGCCGACTTTTGATCTTGAAAATCCAAACAATCTCAAATTTCTCAAACACAACAACCGAGGTTTTGACAGAAATCAAAACCATATCTATAACAAAAAAACGACCTGACCACCGGAAAAAATGTCAATTCTAAAGGATAAAATTGACATTTTAAGGATTTTAATTGCTTTTTTCTTCGTTAAAAAGTCAATTTTCCTCGTTTCAATTGCAATTTTAAGGTTTTAAATTGCAATCTGAAGGTTTTAAATTGCAATTTTCCTCTTTAAAATTATAATTTCCTTCCTTTAAATTGACTTTTCCCTCTTTAAAATTGACATTTCCAACATTTTAATTGCAATTTTCCTCTCTAAAATTATAATTTCCTTCCTTAAAATCTCAATTTAAAGGCTTAAAATTGAAACCTTTTTTATCCGGTTTTTTGTGATATTTCAGGGGCGGTTGAGTAAAACAGGGAGAGATGTCCCCGATTTTTGATGCAACCTCCCCTGTTTTTGATGGGATGGTTGAGTTTTTTTAGAAGAAGGTGAAAAAGACAGGCGGACAATGTAGGGTGAAAATTTTTATAACAGCAGATTTTCAGGAGGGGTTTGTTAATCGGTATTTTCTATGCTTTCGGGTATAAAATAGTTGCCGGCAAAAGCTTTAAACAGTAAATACGAAGTTCGGCTTCCTCTAAAAGTCCTTTTTTCAGCTAATTGTGTCTGTTTGAGGTCAAAATATTTTGTTGAAAAAAAGGATTTGTAGTACCTTCCACATCTATTTTGCCGTTTAAATCGTTATTTACGTTGGACAACAACAATTCTGTCGAATAACCCTAACCAAATTGTCATGTACCACCGCCTGATTTTAGTTTTTTTTCTGATGCTGACGGGCATACTTCGTTTTTCTGAAAGCCGGGCGCAGGGATTTTACACCGATTTTGGTAAAAATCGCGTGCAATATCACGACTTTATATGGTCATACTACGAGTCGTCCAATTTTATGACCTATTTTTATCAGGGGGGGCACGACATCGCCAAATTTACCGTGCAATATGCCGAACAGAGCATTGGTGAAATAGAAAGCCGGTTAGAATATCCTGCCAATACCAAAATAGAAATCATGTTGTACCACAACCTGTCGGACCTGAAACAGTCCAATATCGGGTTGGGAATTGAGCAAAACAACACAGGGGGAGTTACCAAAATTATCGGGAACAAGATATTTATCCATTTTGACGGAAATTTTAAAAATCTCGAGCGAAAAATCCGGGAAGGGATAGCAAGGGTATTGGTACAAAAGATGGTTTTTGGCTCTACGATTCAGGAGATTTTGCAAAATGCAGTGCTGCTAAATCTGCCAGATTGGTATGTAAACGGGTTGGTTGCTTATATAGGACGGGATTGGGATACAGAATTGGACAACCGCCTTCGAAGAGGCATGTTAAACAATGAGTTTGAACGGTTCGACTTGTTGACCGGTGAAAATGCCACTTTTGCCGGTCATGCGTTGTGGTATTATATCTCTCAGGTGAATGGCCCCACCGCAATTCCAAACCTGTTATATCTGACACGGATTAACCGGAGCGTGGAAAGCGGATTTTTATTTGTATTGGGCAATACGGTCAAAGGTACTATTCAGGAATTTAATGACTATTACCGAACCCAGTTTTTAGCCGAAAAAAACAGCCGCATCTCCCAAAACCCCGATGAAGCTATTCTGAAAACAAGTAAAAAACTGCAGCGCAGAAATGTGATGTTGGATGAGGTTAAAGTAAGCCCCAACGGAAGGTATATCGCCTATACCACGAGTGAAATCGGAAAACATCTCGTTTACCTGTTCGATACGCAGGAAAACAAAAAACAGGTTATCCTCCGCAACGGGTTTAAATCGCATAGCCTCGCCTTTAACGACCGGTACCCCTTGTTGGCCTGGGACCAAAAAAGCGAGCAACTTGCTGTTGTATTTGAACGGCGCGACCAAATCAAGTTTTTGCTCTACAACCCAACCGAAAAGACACAGACGTTTACCAACGACATCACCAAGTTTCAGCAGGTAACCGGTATTGCTTTTACCAACGACCCCAACAAAATGGTGTTTTCGGCCGTTCAAAATGGCCAGCCGGATATATTTATGTATTATATCCCCAATACCAAGGTTACTAAAATTACAGACGATTTTTACTCAGACCTTCAGCCCTCCTACATAAAGCTTCGGGACAAAGAAGGGCTTTTGTTTATTTCCAACCGCAATAACGACACTTTAAAAACAGAAAAAATGGACACCATTTTGCCCCTGCGCAATTTTGATGTCTATTTTTACGACCTGAAAACCCCCGATCGCGAAACCGATACCCTAAAGACCCTTGTGCGGGTTACCGATACCCCTTTCGACAACGAGTGGTTGCCCATTCAATACGACAGCACCCATTTTACCTTCCTTAGCGACATGAACGGCATTAAAAACCAGTATGTTGCCTATTTCGACAGTATCTATCTTCGGACAGACTCCAAAGTATTCTTTAAAGACTCCACCGTTCTGAACCCTTCCTATCCTTTGGATTCTCTCTTCAACATAGGGCTGATTGATACCATTATCAAAACCGAAGTATATAAAACGATTTCGGTGTCGTTTCCTGTCAGCAATTTCAGCCAAAGCAATCTTGAAACAGATGTTGCCGTAAAAAGCGGAGAGCAGGTGCAGTTGTTTTTTGATCAGGGCCAATATCAGCTTTATAAAAAACCATTGTCCGCAGAGGCCGGAAAAGCAAAAGTTCCGCTTTCGAACACCCCTTACCGCCTGCAACTCGAAAACCGCGAAAAGGCACGCATTAAAAATAAAGAGCAAAAAGAAGCCTTAGTCAAACAAACTCCACCTATCAGCGTAACGGAAGCAATAAAAGCGATTCCCGACAATAGTCAGCAACAACAACCCACAAAAATGGAGGTGCAGGAGCCTGTGGTTAAACCCATCCCTTCCGATACCATAGATATCGAAAATTACTTTTTTCAGAGCGAATTTGACTATTACAATACCAAAGAAACGGTTTCTGAAAAACCCGCAGAAACTTTAAAACCTGCGCCTGCAACCGTACCTGCCATTACGGGTAAAACAACGGAGCAAACCGAGCCTCAGCCTGTTTTCAGACGTACCGCAATCCGGCAGTATTTCACCCAGTTTTATATTGACCAGATTGCCACCCAATTGGACAATACCATTATTTATACACCCTACGAAAACTTTAGCCTATCGCCGGTTACGTTTAGTATGCCCGACCTTGGCGGTTTGTTCAAACTCGGAATTACCGACCTGATGGAAGACAATAAAATCATCGGTGGTTTTCGTATTCCGCTCGGTTTGGGTGGTTCAGAATATTTTTTAGAATACCGTGCTTTGCGCAAAAGGTTAGATAAAAAGATTTTTGGCTACCGTAAGGCTATCAAAAACAACTACACCATCAACAATATTCCCGATACGCCGGAGTTTACCGTTACTGCCAAAAACATCACCAATATTCTGCAATATTCGCTGAGCTATCCTTTTGATATCAACACAAGTTTGCGCGGTCATATCGGTTTGCGACATGACAGAATCGTGTTTCTCGCTTCAGACCGAATCTCTTTGTTGCTTCCCGATATTTATGAAAACTGGCTGTATGCCAAAACCGAATATGTGTTTGACAACACCCTCGACGTAGCGATGAATATCCTGAACGGAACCAGATATAAAGTATATGCAGAAGTTCACAAAGCATTTGAGGGAAATATCAGCGACCGCGATGTGTCGTTCAAATTTAAGGATACCGGATGGATGGGAATAGTAGGTGCTGATGCAAGGCATTATACGCGGGTTCACAAACAAATTGTTTGGGCAAACCGGGTGGCTTCTGCCATGTCTTTCGGCACCAAAAAGATGGTTTATTATCTGGGAGGCGTTGAAAACTGGATGATTTTTAATCCCGAAAAACAGTTTGACAGCAATACTCCCGTTGACCTCGAAGCGGGATATGCTTTTAAGGGGCTGGCGACCAATATGCGGGGGTTTAAACAAAATATCAGAAACGGAACCAGCTATCTGGTGTTGAACAGCGAATTGCGGATTCCGGTAATTTCCTACCTATCTCCTGCCCCTATACGTTCTGAACTGTTGCGAAATTTTCAAATCATTGCCTTTGCCGATGCCGGAACTGCCTGGGAGGGAATTTCACCTTTTGACGAAGACAACCAGTACAGTGTGGTTACAATCGGAACTCCTCCGGTTGAGGCGGTGGTCAAATATTTCCGAAATCCCGTTGTTGCCGGTTATGGTTTGGGGGTTCGAACCAAACTATTGGGCTATTTTACGCGGTTAGATGTGGCATGGGGTTTAGACAGTGGTGCAAGAACCCCGGCTCAGTGGTATTTTTCGATGGGACTGGACTTTTAAGCTAAAAACTTAACTTCCTGACGGCATGAAGCAGAACCGGATTTTATGGCTTAAAATTCTCTGCTTCTGTGTTTTTTCAGGCAGAGCCTGGCAACACCTTCGCTGGGATGCACCTTACAGAGCTTTTTTGTGGAGCGAATCCTTGTTGTCGCCCTTGTTTAAGACATTTGGCCGATCCTGGCAATATTACGTTTCAAATTCAGATGCTTTCATTGTTTCCGGCATAAAGGTTGCCGGTGTTTTTTTTGTTTTGGCAGCCGTTTGTAGTTTAATTGCCGCCCCGTTTCGCCGCCTGCCCCGTATTGTTTTACCGGTTGGCGGTATCATGCTGTTTGTTTTGGCATTGATGTATTGGAAAGAAAAAAGTTTCTTAATGGGCGAACTCTTAGAATATTCCGCACAAGTTGCCTGCCCCTGGTTGTTGTATGCATCGGTCTATCGTTCGGAAGTCGGCTTTGCTCAGATAAAAACGGCAATAAAAATAGCGGTTGCCCTGACTTTTCTCGGACATGGTTTGTTTGCGATTGGCTATTACCCCGTGCCCGGATTTTTTCAGCAAATGATGGTCAATACTTTTGGATGGTCGGAGATCACCACAAAACACTTTCTTTTTGTAGCCGGAGTATTGGATATTGCCGTAGCGGTTGGAATTTTTTTGCCATACATAAAAACCCCTCTATTAGTTTATGCAGCCGGATGGGGCTTTATCACGGCACTGGCGCGCATCGTAGCCAACTACAATTCAAATATTCCGCTGTATTCTTTAGACCTGTGGCTGTTTGAAGTCATCTACCGCCTTCCGCACGGGGCTTTGCCCTTACTGCTCTTGTTCATTGACCGCGACAATAAGGAGCCGGTCAAAGGACTAAACTAAACAAAAAACCCATTAGATAGTTTGGATATTTAATATCGAATATTTAACTTTGTCTGTCTTATTCTTGGCCTTGTTTATAAGAATGGTTAAACCAAAGTTTGCTCCTGCAAAGATTGCAGTTCATTGTTTTCGGGAGTTGACCAACTTGCGGATAAGGCGGAAATAAACCCAAGTATGGAATTGATAAAGGTTGAGTTGTACTTATGCGGTTGTTATCGGTCAGCTTAAAAGGCGAAACGAGTGAATATTGACAGTTACAAAATATTAATCTCAAGCCTTTCTGTAAGACAACAAAGTTTTACAACAAAACGAACGAATTGGACAAAAGCTGAGAGTGAAATTCAGGGGCTAAAAAATCTCATGACAAATTGTTTGGCGGCAACAAAACTTTAACAATAAGCCGTCAAGACATCTTTGAAAGAAACGAACCAAGAGAAGCAATTATCAATACAATTTATTGGAGCTACACAGCAGGAATGCGTGGAAATCATTTTGTAAATATTCTCAAACACATAGATACAATTGAAAACGCCTTGCAGACATTAAGAGAAAAGTCAAATCCGACAACCAACGACTTTAACGAACTGACATTAACTTTTAATAATGTTGCAGGACTTGGAATATCTACTTACAGCAAACTACTTTACTTTTTCAAAATATCATTTAACGGCAATCCTTGCCTAATACTTGACTAACTTCTTCAAGTTGCTTATCACTTAGTAATCTTAAATGTTTTTTCTTTGTCATGCTTCAAATTTTACTCCCCTAATACCGATTTCTGTAACAACGTTTGACTATTGCCATAAAAAGGCACATCTGTTTTTCCAAGTATTAATGTTGGAAGGGTGCTGATTTCGGATAGGTTTTCCATTGGTACTAATACTGTTTTAGCTCCGTTTTCTGAAAGCATGGTTACTTTATCTGCGAAATTCAATGCTCTTTCTACTGCACCGCCAATGGAGAGATTACCCAAAACTGCAAGTCCGGGTTTGAGGTTCTTTTTGTAGATAGCTGAAATGATAGCAATATAAACTGCACTTCCTATTCCACCGCTTATATATGCTCCCAATAGATTGCTGATTTGGATATTTATGTCGTAACCTGATAAGGAGTGCTGCTCGTTTAGAATGCTTCTTTCGTTAGCTCTTAGGTAGTTGTATGTGTTCTTGATGTTTTCTTTAACTTCCTGACTGCTTGTTCCCGTTACATTCATTTTTCCTGAACCTTTCAAAGCTACCACTTCAATTTTAACTAATGCATTTCTATCGCCATCGCTTGTGGCTGTGTAACACACTCCTGGTGATAAAGGGTTGGATTCAATTAATGATGAGCCTTTTTCTTCTTGCAGACCAACAAAGATTTCTTCCTGTGTTTCTTTATCAATGTATGAAAAATTGGTATCCCAAAACTCCATACCACCAATTCGTTTTAACTGCTCTTTTACCCTTCTTCGCATTTCCATTGCAATCACCAAATATTCTCTAATATCTTCTTTGGTGTACTCACCATCTGGGTGGAGTAGTTTAATGAAGCCCGAAACAATTCGCCTTACTGATTTAGAATCCCGTTGCTTTAAATGTGAACCTAAGGAGAAATACTTATCGAGAGCATCATAGAAAGTTGTTTTCCTTTGCGACTTTAAGATTTCTGAAAAGAAATCGGTACTGAAACCAAAATGCTTGGTGAAGTTTGATGGGCTGAATTTTGTGATTTCCCAACCCGGTAAAAACAAATTGATTCGGTCTAAA
This is a stretch of genomic DNA from Sphingobacteriales bacterium. It encodes these proteins:
- the lptC gene encoding LPS export ABC transporter periplasmic protein LptC, which codes for MANRFVFCFLLGLSLLFSSCENQLNEVNQFSNKFETAAETIKNVRLLYSDAGKVKVELTAPVLYRYKTSEPYIEFTDGLSVTFFNDSLKVSSTLSAEYGVKYEHKQETLLRTNVVWNNATKNERLETEELVWNEKTKKITSDKFVKVTTDTESIFANGFEAEQDFSRYRLLKITGTVKLTDDAVFKPKTPAKTAN
- a CDS encoding Ig-like domain-containing protein; this translates as MRFLSSFYRNCGLIAAFCRHQLFKAQPDHFFSTPFRAVIFYLFLAACLFDLGCANRVSPSGGPKDESPPVVLKLTPENRSVNFNSKTIELKLNEFVTLNNPQTEIFISPYMKNRPDIKLRGKTLIVKFKQELNDSTTYTINFGSSIKDLSEGNVLSNFEYAFSTGNQIDSLYISGTVVNADNGEPVKDALVLVYNQDEDSLFTTTPPAQISRTNENGLFRLSNLAAQPYYLFALTDKNASYFFDLPNESIAFHPVAIQPYDSVLVSPVLRLFNEGLDKVKIMERKNKEYGHIEVDFSKPVDSLRFETSDTLLASAKYIVEFAETKDTVHVWYKDIPEFSPVSFLLFNDTTLIDTVLFRRTIREMTLQPVRYISNAKGGRGVSSINYQSDLWLKFNHPIVQLDTSKIEVFEDSLKINVSKFISVSNYRKLSIDYDWKPEKKYKLVIPDSTLTDYFDETNEEITISFAVYNPDTYGTLLLNFKEYDPNLRYILKLFDKSYKLLREIAVNENTMSVPLLKPGEYKIVVVWDENLNGKWDTGNYAQQIQPETIFTTKANIIIKEDWETEVEILLK